A region from the Acyrthosiphon pisum isolate AL4f chromosome A1, pea_aphid_22Mar2018_4r6ur, whole genome shotgun sequence genome encodes:
- the LOC100164641 gene encoding beta-1,3-galactosyltransferase brn, with protein MPIQNIMATSIYNLFKLKKYFKYFFIIILGLLYYFGVFTHFFELDYYSQFVYPLETNISECVVNAQSGKTDKLPCININALEYDLLLSNNTKCNRNIHLLVLVKSALNHFDRRRTIRKTWGFENRFSDVPTRTVFILGKSFDIDLEKRIKEEHEQYGDIVQYDFVDEYYNNTIKTMNAIKWASTHCNDSRFYFFSDDDMYVSMKNVLRYLRNPTEYPEYLSKEVKGKQSKHTLPSDVVLFTGYVFNSSPLRHQISKWYVSLSEYPYHMWPPYVTAGAYILSKAAIVKFYYGSSYTKRFRFDDIYLGLLAKKLNIKPLHCEHIYFYKKDYSISSYKYVIASHGYDDSEELLNVWLEQKSNGNA; from the exons atgccaatacaaaatattatggccACCTCAATCTACAATTTgttcaaattgaaaaaatattttaagtatttttttataattatattagggtTGCTGTATTATTTTGGTGTTTTCACTCATTTTTTTGAGTTGGACTATTATTCTCAATTTGTCTATCCACTGGAAACTAACATTTCTGAGTGTGTAGTTAACGCACAGTCTGGTAAAACTGATAAACTaccttgtattaatattaatgcattaGAATATGATCTACTGTTATCAAATAATACTAAATGTAATAGAAACATTCATTTACTAGTATTGGTGAAATCAgcattaaatcattttgataGACGAAGGACTATTCGAAAAACTTGGGGATTTGAGAATCGATTTTCTGATGTACCTACTAGAACAGTTTTTATATTGGGAAAATCGTTTGATATAGATTTAGAAAAACGGATTAAAGAAGAACACGAACAGTATGGAGACATTGTACAGTATGATTTTGTTGACGAGTACTACAATAACACCATCAAAACTATGAACGCAATTAAATGGGCGTCAACACATTGTAATGATTCAAGATTCTATTTTTTCTCAGACGATGACATGTATGTTTCTATGAAAAACGTGTTACGTTATTTGCGAAACCCAACCGAATATCCAGAATATTTAAGTAAAGAAGTTAAAGGAAAGCAATCTAAGCATACCTTGCCATCAGATGTAGTATTATTTACTGGATACGTTTTTAATTCTTCACCACTGAGACATCAAATAAGTAAAtg GTATGTGTCCCTTTCGGAATATCCATATCATATGTGGCCACCATACGTTACAGCTGGCGCTTATATTTTATCCAAAGCAGCTATAGTCAAATTTTATTATGGAAGTTCTTATACAAAGCGGTTTCGATTTGATGACATATATTTAGGATTATTAgcaaagaaattaaatataaaacctcTTCATTGTgaacacatatatttttataagaaagaTTATTCTATAAGtagttataaatatgttatagctAGTCATGGATATGATGATAGTGAAGAGCTACTTAATGTTTGGTTGGAACAAAAAAGTAATGGAAACGCATAa